The genomic DNA TTTCCACGCTGCCGATCCTGGCGGCGGTGGCGGCCACGGTCAGTGAGGCCAGACGTTCACCGGCGTGCACGCCAAGCCACTGTCCGGTCAGTCCGCCGATCGACAGCCCGCAGAAATGGCTGCGTTCGATGCCCAGGTGGTCCCATAGCGCCAGCACGTCGGCACCGAGGTCATCCACCGTGTACAGGCCCGGCGGCGTGCTGGACAGTCCGTGGCCGCGCCGGTCGTAACGCAGCACGCGGAAGCGACCGCTGAAGGCGCGTGCCTGCGGCTCCCACATGTGCAGATCGGTGCCCAGCGAATTGCAGAAGGTCAGCCAAGGGGCATCGGCCTGTCCTTCCACTACATAGCGGAGACGGTGTCGCGGAAGCTCAAGGAACGCCATGCAATGCTCCATCAATCATGGTGGGGGACGCGCGCCAGCACGCGGTCGATCCACGTATCGGCCATGCCACGCCAGCTGTCGGCGGCGAACAGCGCATCCAGTTGGTCGCTGCCCAGATGCCGGGTGACTTCTGGATTTGACTGCAGCACCTCGCGCAGGGGCTGCGAACGGGCAAGCGCCTGCTGCGCGGCCTGCTCCACCAGTGCGTGTGCGGCCGTCTTGCCGACCTGCTCCGCCAGGGTGACCGCTACCGCCTCGGCATACAGCAGGCCACCGTGACTGCCCAGGTGTTGCTGCATGCGCGCACGGTCCAGTTGCAGACCCTGCACCACCACCGTGACCTGGGCCAGGCTGCCGGCGCACAGGCGAACGATCTCCGGCACGGTTTCCCATTCCGCATGCCATTGCCCGGCGGCGCGCTCGTGCGGCTGCGGCATGGCGCTGAACAACGTGGACAGCAATCCGGGCACGCGGGTGGCCGCGGCAATCGCCGCCACACAGCCAACCGGATTGCGCTTGTGCGGCATCGCCGACGATCCGCCCTTGCCCTCGCCCGCCGGTTCGAAGGCTTCTGCCACTTCAGACTGCATCAGCAGCACGATATCGGTGGCGATCTTGCCCAGGCTGCCGACCAGCAGCGCGAACACGCTGCCCAGTTCGGCGATGCGGTCACGGGCGGCATGCCAGGGCAGCGCCGGCAACGGCAACTGCAGTTCCTCGGCCAGCGCCTGCGCCACGTCCAGGCCGCGTCCCTGCAGCGACGCCAGCGTGCCGGCGGCCCCGCCGAACTGCAGCACCAGCGTATCGGCATGCAGCGACTGCAGCCGTTGCTGGCTGCGCTGCAGGGCATCCAGCCAACCCGCCGCCTTCAGTCCGAAGGTGACCGGCACGGCCTGCTGCAGCAGGGTGCGTCCCGGCAGGCCGGTATCACGCTCGGCGTTGGCCAATGCGGCCAGTGCGGCACAGAGGTGCTGCAGTTTCGCCTGCATCTGGCCCAGCGCCTGCCTCAGTTGCAGTACCGCACCGGTATCGATGATGTCCTGGCTGGTGGCGCCCCAATGCACCCACCGCGCGGCGTCGGCGTCATCGGCGCGCACGCGCGCGGTCAGTGCCTTGACCAGCGGAATGGCGGGGTTTCCTGCCAATGCCGTGGCCTGGGCCAGCGTCGCGATGTCGTAAAGGTGGGCGTGGCAGGACGCTTCGATGGCGGGCAGCGCCGTCTGCGGAATGACACCGCAGCGCGCCTGCGCGTGTGCAAGCGCGCGCTCCACATCAAGCATCGCCTGCAGGCGTGCGGCATCGGTGAACCCGGCATCGACGATCGGATCGCCGAACAGGTCCCCGAGCAGGGAATGGGTTTCGCTCATGTACCGCCATCCATCCAGAGGGGACCAGCTTACCCACGCCCGCGATCAGCGGGCGTGGAGAACCGCTCAGTAATCGAAGAAGACCGTCTCGTCCGGTCCCTGCATGTGCACGTTCCAGTGGTACAAGCCATCGCCCTGCGCCTGCGCGAGCAGCGTGCCACGGTGTTCCGCCGGCACCAGCAGCAGGATCGGGTCCTCTGCATTGCGCGGCTCGTCACTGAAATACAGCCGTGCACTGGCTGCGCGCAGCAGGCCGCGCATGAATACCAGAACCACCAGGTGCGGCGCCTGTGCGCGGCCACCGGGCCCGGCGACGCTGCCCGGCTTGATCGTGCTGAAGGCGAAGCGCCCGTTCTCATCGGTGGGCACCCGTCCCCAGCCATCGAAGGCCGTGTCGTGGTCGTCGCGGCGTGGATCCTCGGCATGGGCATAGATTCCCTTGGCATCGGCCTGCCAGATTTCCAGCACGGCATCGGATACCGGCAGCCCGGTGCCGTCGAACACCTGCCCGCGTACTTCCACGCGTTCGCCGAGCGCGCTGGCCGGTGCGATATCGGTGCGGTACAGCGGTTCCAGGC from Stenotrophomonas sp. 169 includes the following:
- a CDS encoding 3-carboxy-cis,cis-muconate cycloisomerase; this encodes MSETHSLLGDLFGDPIVDAGFTDAARLQAMLDVERALAHAQARCGVIPQTALPAIEASCHAHLYDIATLAQATALAGNPAIPLVKALTARVRADDADAARWVHWGATSQDIIDTGAVLQLRQALGQMQAKLQHLCAALAALANAERDTGLPGRTLLQQAVPVTFGLKAAGWLDALQRSQQRLQSLHADTLVLQFGGAAGTLASLQGRGLDVAQALAEELQLPLPALPWHAARDRIAELGSVFALLVGSLGKIATDIVLLMQSEVAEAFEPAGEGKGGSSAMPHKRNPVGCVAAIAAATRVPGLLSTLFSAMPQPHERAAGQWHAEWETVPEIVRLCAGSLAQVTVVVQGLQLDRARMQQHLGSHGGLLYAEAVAVTLAEQVGKTAAHALVEQAAQQALARSQPLREVLQSNPEVTRHLGSDQLDALFAADSWRGMADTWIDRVLARVPHHD
- the pcaG gene encoding protocatechuate 3,4-dioxygenase subunit alpha, which encodes MSFQSTPWQTVGPYYRLGLEPLYRTDIAPASALGERVEVRGQVFDGTGLPVSDAVLEIWQADAKGIYAHAEDPRRDDHDTAFDGWGRVPTDENGRFAFSTIKPGSVAGPGGRAQAPHLVVLVFMRGLLRAASARLYFSDEPRNAEDPILLLVPAEHRGTLLAQAQGDGLYHWNVHMQGPDETVFFDY